Within Vicia villosa cultivar HV-30 ecotype Madison, WI linkage group LG1, Vvil1.0, whole genome shotgun sequence, the genomic segment ACCGACAAATACACATTTCTTTGACTTTGGATCAAGTTTGGATCTATCTTCACTGGATATATGAACGTAATTTAGACACCCCAAAATCCTTAGATTATCAAGATTAATAAGATTGCCCATCCATACCTCATCTGCAACCTTTCACTTTAATTAATCTCTTGGTTACATGTTGATAAGATAACACACCATGTTAATTATCTTTGCTTAAAAACCTTTTGATAATCTTGCATTTAACAAATGGCATCGTTCTCTTTTAGTTAGAGATCTATTCATTCTCTTTGTCGCACCGTTTTGTTATGGTGTCTTACAAACTGAGAAATAACTTTGAATATTAAGTTCTTCAAGAAACCTCTTAAAATTAGAATCATTGTACTCAGTCCCATTATCTAATTGCAAATATTTGGTTTTTCTGCCAATTTTATTCTACCTCTGCCTTCCACAACTTGAATTTGGTAAATATTTCAGATTTCCGCATCAACTAAACCCAAATATTGCAAGAAAAATCATTTCTGAAAGTCATAAAATACATGGAACCAAGTGATCATAAGAACTTAGTAACGATCACAACAAGATAATAACCTTGTCTTCGTCATCAATCTACAACCCAAGCCTCATCTTATCAATAACTATGTTGTTGTAAACATTTACATGTTTTTGTAAGTTGGATTCTTCCTATATCTTCATACTAAATAATAGTTGCTTCGTgaacattttatttattagcaTCGTTGACATATACTAACTCTCCAATTTTCCCAAACCCCCTTTGGCATTATTATGTCCAGAATATGAAACATCTCGTATTAAACGCATAGGAGAATCAATCCCATGACATTCTCTTTCATCATTGCCCAGTTAGTATCCTCTATTTTGGTCAGCTTCTTCTCATACAATACCTTTTGTAAATTGTGCTTATCGAACAAATTCTTAACCCTCGTTTGCCATAATCCAAAATTATTCATTCCATCAAACCTTGTCACCTCAAATTTTGTGCCATGGTTAATCATCATCTAATACCAATAGTTAAAGCATTAATCAATATAGAAgactaaagagaaacaaaagtaaaAGACAATGAACACGCCCTATCTTTGTTAATAAATACTAAATATTGGTAATGTTAAATTTTATTCGTATTAACTATATCTTGAGAACTAAAGTTCAAATTTCATAATAGCATAAAAATTTAGTTGATTATATGTAGTTAAATTTTAAAATGTGGTTGATTAGCTTCAACGAGTGGGGAGGACAAAATAATGAGGTTCAATGAGGAAGTGAACAAATGTACTGAATAATTAAAAATTTGAGAAGTAAGAATGATCCAAATAATACAATCAAGTACCAAGAGATGAAACAACACGCCAGAGTTATGGTTATAGAAGAACCTATTGGAGGCAAAGGGTTAAGATGCATTGGCTCAAGGAAGGTAACCTTAATTCCAAATTATTTTATAGATCAACAACTGCTAGAGGTAATATAAAAAGGGTTGAAAAGTTGGTGAGTGATACTAATGTTGAGGTTACAAATCAGGATTATCTTTGTGAAGTAGCCAaggatttttttaatatatttttcaaagGATAAAAGGTAGTCATGAACCGTCACCATCTCTTATTACTACTAAAGTGGTAGAAATGGACGATGAGTGGTAAGTAGCACCAAGTTCGAAATAAGAGCTTCATTGTGCATTATTACAAATGCATCCAGATAAATCCCTGAGCCCTGGTGGGTTTTAATCCGacatttttttaacaattttgGAATATTTATGGAGATAATATTTTTCAGGAACAAATGAGTGGCTTGTGGGGATACTTTTCGTCATATCTAAATGAAACGAACATTTGTATTGTTCCGAAGTGTGAGAATCCTACGTCTATTAGAGAAAAAAGGCATATCTATTTATGCAATGTGTTGTATAAAATGGTGTCCAATCTACTTGCGAATAGACTCAAAATGTGTGTCAGTAATTGTAATGTGTACCGAATGAGAAATCAATATTTTTGGAGGAAAGATCTATTCTTGATAATGCTCTTATTATTATCGAAGTTATACACTCTCTTAAAAGAAAAACAATAGGAGTAAAATGTGATTTAGCTATCAAAATAATATAAGTAAAGCATATGATAAGGTATATTGGAGATTTTTTAAAGGTATACTTGCTTGTATGAGATTCTCTGCTAAATGGATTCAATGGTTGTGTGTTAGTTATATCAATTATTCAATGCTTATGGACTTTGGTAAGACGTAGCCTATTTATCTAGGCCGAGGATGAGACAAGGAGACTCATTGCCTCATTATTTCTATTTTGGTGACAAAAGGTCTCACAAGTGTAAAAATTTATGAATGGGCACCTTTGGAGTCCCATATACATTTTGTTGACGATCATTTTCTTTTTTACATGGATATTATTACAAAGGCAGATTATCTAATTCAAATTCTTGAAATTTATAGAGAGACGTCCGTACAAGAAATCAATATGTCCTagtcaaaaacatttttttagtaaaaatatGAGTATGACGACACACGAGTACCTATCTAGAATTATGGGTGTCCATCACATGCTGGGGAGAAAATACTTATTTGGGCTTTCCATCTATGGTGGGGAGGAAAAAAAGACCCACTTTCTTATATTAATGATCGATTGTGGAGGAATATTAACTCTTTGAGACGCCAATCATTGTCAAAAGCCAATTAGGAAGTTATGATAAAATCAATTCTGCAAGCAATTCCGTCTTATGTCATGAATATCTTGTTGGagcaaaatttatttgtaccatATCCctttggttttgatgataacaaagtatttaaagaacaattgAGTATACTAATGTTTGTTCAAGTGTGCAGGAACATAAATCAAAATTCTGATTCCAAGTCAGTTCTGACACTGCATTGAACATTCAAAGAGAAACCTTAAGATGCATATTCTgaagatcagactctgaagaaccaGCTTCTGAAGAGGTCAATTTTTGAAGACCAGAGTCTAAAGAAATTCAACCTCTGAAGGATCAGAGCCTGAAGACTCAAACTATGAACCTAATCAAGGATCAGCATCTAAAGATCCCAGATTTTGAATGAAGTCTACTTCTTAAGATTCATCTTTTGAAGACTAAAAACCTGAAGCCAGTCAAAGCTTAAGGATCATAAAACTCTAATAAGTCACTATCAGACTCTGAAGACATTTTGTCATCTTCTAATCGTCCTCTTCTAATCACGTGAAGACTTAGCAGAAACCTGCAGAAGACAAAAGAAGTGCAACTGATAATTCCTCTTGTAGCAAAGAATGTTGAAATGGTCTCTCAATGACATTAACCATATCAAAAAGATTTCCAACATCTTTGATGATGATTCTCTCAAAGACTCCATATGCATGAAGTCTTCTCCAATGTCTCCTTTGCGTTCCTTTATAAAAAGAGTTGAAAATTTAGAGAAGATATACAACACTGCGTCTTGACAATAAAAGAGTTGTTACTCTATCAAAACTATTGCACAAGCTTAAACTTGTAACTTCTTATCAATTGTATATTCTTATAAGTTCTTAAGACTTAGAGTCTTTTTATGTTGTATTTTTTTACACCTCTGATTGTAAATTAAGTGTAAGTCTTAAATAATCCTTAATCTATAAGATAGGTTgttagaagtctcttgcttgttgCTTGAGCAtctgaagtctcttgcttgtgtgcttgagcaataAAGTCTCTTACTTTTgtttttgagcatttgaaagtctcTTGCTCGTGTTCTTGAGCATTTGTAATTAGATTTAGCTATAATGAAAATCCCTTAGAAGTGAAAGGGTACATGTGAATCTCTCTATAATTGAAAGTGAAACTATGATTTTACTAGATGCAATTTCGAAAGCCGCTGACAGAGGTTAGTTAAATCTTTTATTTAAGAATGATTATAAGATTGTTGTAAATGCTCTCCAAGCAAACACATGCGGCATATCATAATTTATTACTCTTATTTATACTATTaagtctttattttatttacattcaAACTTTGAGATAAAGCTCATTAAACAACAAACCAACATTATTGCCCATACTCTAACTAAGACAACCATATCTTAGCCTAATATTTGGTTGATTCTTTGATTCCCTTGAAAATTTCATTATTAACGAAATGAATTaaatttgttattataaaaaataaaataaaataataattaaaaataaacaattaaatcttaaatatttaatttatagttaaatagaattaaaaaaaatcataatctcATTAATAATCAATTTAAAAGCAATGTACTACAAAACTATGGATTAATTTGATGAATCTCCACCAAACCAAAACATCCATGTCATTATCCTTAACTACTGTGCACCAGTTCGCACGCTATCCCACCCTTCTCAGACAATACGCGAATTGTTAACGCCTATACACACCCACCCTACACATTACTTGGTCGGTAACGCAACGCTTGTAACAGGTCAACCGTCAAGGCTAAAATCGTAATTCCACAAACCACTCCAAAGTGGAAAAAAGCTGTTTACTTCACTTCAATTCAAGTGGATAGTATAAtagattttctatttatttttttattcgaTTAAGatttaacaataataattattattttttatgttggaTTTAACGAAGTCTTCGATTCCGTGTTTCCTTCAGAGTCAGCTTCTTTGTTTGTtagagagagaaaatataaaagtttttagagagagaaagtggGTCTTGTTTTAACACAGACAGAAGATCTAGGAGCGTGTTCTTTGATAAGACTTTGAAACATCATGGTCAGCACCTACCTcttcttcttgttcttgttcttcatcTAATCTAATCTAAATCTATCATGTTTTTCTCTTCCTCAACACCCACTTCTTCTTGGAAACTCAAACTGAAACTTCAACACCCATAATTGTTTTTGGTACTTTTTTTCTTCTGGGTTGTTTGTTTCTTTCCAAAGTTTCCATTTTTATAATCTAGGAGTATGTTGTTTGTAAAATTTATATTTGGGTATTTTTTTTGTCGATGTTGAAATCTACTAGGTTCTTGTTATGTTTGGGTTATAGTGGAGAAAACtgatctactttttttttttgcttttgatTTCACAGATCTCTTATGTTCTTTGATCTCAGCGTTTCGGAGTGTTTGAGGTTTGTTATCTTATCCTCAACTTTAATGTTTTATGTTCTTGATATCGTTATTTGTATGCTTCTTTGGGTGTATGAGGTATTTCATTCGATTCTAATAAGGGAAAAGGTAAACTGAAAATAGAGATGATAGATTCTATTATTAGATTTGAAATCAGCTTAAATTTGTTTCTGTCAAAAGTATAGAATTTTAAACTGCTTTAGCTTTTAGGTCCATGTGGGGCTTCGTTTGATGAGAATCTCTTTGTGCTTTTCTCTATATGTGTTCCTTCCTTTTATTTCTTGATAACTAAGTATTGAAAatggaattttaaattaaaattttgtttgtttatttgtttgcaGCTATTCATTCTAGTGGGAGAACAATTATTTATTCTTGAAGTGGTTTTGGTGATATACTAATTACTAAATTCTAAGGTTGTGAGGGTGTTGGAACAAATGTCGTTTAGGAGTATTGTTCGTGACGTGAGGGATGGGATTGGAAGTTTATCGAGTCGGCGTTTTGAGGTGAGGCTTCCTGGACATCAGAAGGGGAAGTCGAGGAGTTCGGTCCATGAATTGCAGGATCAGCCTCCTGTTATACAGAATAGCCGGTGGGCGAGTTTACCGCCGGAGCTTCTTCGTGATGTTATTAAGAGATTGGAATCTAATGAGAGTACTTGGCCTAGTCGGAAACATGTGGTTGCGTGTGCTGCGGTGTGTAAGTCGTGGAGAGAAATGTGCAAAGAAATTGTTAGCAGTCTTGAGTATTGTGGGAAGATTACCTTTCCGGTTTCGCTGAAACAGGTGAGATACCGATTTTCTCTGTTGATAGATGTTTAAAATTTGGAACTTTGCCTAATGTTATCGTTTTTGTGATCGGTTGATTTTTTTTGCAGCCTGGGTATAGAGATGGACCAATCCAGTGTTTCATCAAGCGAGACAAATCTAAGCTGACATACCATCTTTTCCTTTGCCTTAGTCCCGGTAAACTTTTCGATACTGAATACACTTTTTTATTCGATCATCTTGTCTTgtggtttatttgaatttttctatgtgATTTATTAACTTATTATTTTTCCTATTGTCTATACTGTATGAAAATTGAAAGTTTCTATCCCTCGCCGTGCGTTGGTTCGATACTTCGATTGTTTGTGAGTCTCTGAATTCTTCATTGTGTTCTTGCAGCCTTGCTTGTTGAAAATGGAAAATTTCTTCTCTCTGCTAAACGCACCAGAAGAACGACTTGCACTGAGTATGTTATATCAATGGATGCAGATAACATATCAAGATCTAGCAGCACTTACATCGGAAAGCTTAGGTACGACTTTTTTTTAAGCCGCAAGAACTTAAATTTTTTGTTCTTTCCTATCATTAGACACTTCACATGTATTAACTTTCCCTTGTTTCAGGTCTAATTTTCTTGGAACCAAGTTCATAATTTACGATACACAGCCTCCCTATAACAATGCTCAGTTGGCGGCTCCACCTGGACGCAGCAGCCGTAGATTCTACTCGAAAAAAGTTTCTCCAAAGGTCCCTAGTGGCAACTACAACGTCGCACAGGTAACCTACGAGTTGAATGTCCTCGGCACCAGAGGTCCACGGAGGATGAATTGCACTATGTACTCAATCCCTTCATCATCCCTTGAGCCCGGCGGCGTTGTCCCCGGCCAGCCAGAGCTCATTTCCCGCTCACTCGAGGATTCTTTCCGTAGCTTATCCTTTGCAAGGTCAATCGATAACTCCACCGAGTTTAGCAGCTGTAGATTCTCGGACATAATGGGAGCTAGCATAATGGAAGATAGAAATGAAGACGAGGAGGGGAAGGAGAGACCTCTAGTTCTTAAGAACAAATCTCCGAGATGGCACGAACAGCTGCAATGCTGGTGCCTTAACTTTAGGGGACGCGTGACCGTAGCGTCCGTCAAGAATTTTCAGCTGATCGCTTCAACACAGCCTGCAGCCATCCCTCCTCGTGCAGCAACAGGACCTGCGCCGTCGCAGCCGGCTCAGTCTGACCATGACAAGATTATTCTTCAGTTCGGTAAGGTCGGCGAGGACATGTTTACCATGGACTATCGATACCCTCTCTCGGCGTTTCAGGCTTTTGCGATATGCTTGACTAGCTTTGACACAAAACTGGCATGTGAATAGTGACAAGAGACATATATATGGTAACCAAGACAAGTAGAGAATGTAATCTCCATTTTAGGAATTCATAGGATGGTGAAGCTGTACCAAGTCATTGATTGTATGCCTCATAGTTACTCTAAATTGTAAAGTACAGAACAATCTCTTCCCAGTGTccctttttttttgcctttttcatTTTCTTAAGTCCTTATTTttagtatgttttaatgtttaaacCATCTCTGTCAAACTTTGTTGATGTAGACTTCCATACTTTTATGG encodes:
- the LOC131643630 gene encoding tubby-like F-box protein 8, translating into MSFRSIVRDVRDGIGSLSSRRFEVRLPGHQKGKSRSSVHELQDQPPVIQNSRWASLPPELLRDVIKRLESNESTWPSRKHVVACAAVCKSWREMCKEIVSSLEYCGKITFPVSLKQPGYRDGPIQCFIKRDKSKLTYHLFLCLSPALLVENGKFLLSAKRTRRTTCTEYVISMDADNISRSSSTYIGKLRSNFLGTKFIIYDTQPPYNNAQLAAPPGRSSRRFYSKKVSPKVPSGNYNVAQVTYELNVLGTRGPRRMNCTMYSIPSSSLEPGGVVPGQPELISRSLEDSFRSLSFARSIDNSTEFSSCRFSDIMGASIMEDRNEDEEGKERPLVLKNKSPRWHEQLQCWCLNFRGRVTVASVKNFQLIASTQPAAIPPRAATGPAPSQPAQSDHDKIILQFGKVGEDMFTMDYRYPLSAFQAFAICLTSFDTKLACE